A section of the Streptomyces sp. NBC_01591 genome encodes:
- a CDS encoding DNA-directed RNA polymerase subunit alpha — translation MLIAQRPALTEEVVDAFRSRFVIEPLEPGFGYTLGNSLRRTLLSSIPGAAVTSIRIDGVLHEFTTVPGVKEDVTDLILNIKQLVVSSEHDEPVVMYLRKQGPGLVTAADIAPPAGVEVHNPDLVLATLNGKGQLEMELTVERGRGYVSAVQNKQAGQEIGRIPVDSIYSPVLKVTYKVEATRVEQRTDFDKLIVDVETKQAMRPRDAMASAGKTLVELFGLARELNIDAEGIDMGPSPTDAALASDLALPIEELELTVRSYNCLKREGIHSVGELVGRSEADLLDIRNFGAKSIDEVKAKLAGMGLTFKDSPPGFDPTAAADAFGAGDDADAGFVETEQY, via the coding sequence ATGCTGATTGCTCAGCGTCCCGCGTTGACCGAAGAGGTTGTCGATGCGTTCCGCTCCCGGTTCGTGATCGAGCCGCTGGAGCCGGGCTTCGGCTACACCCTCGGCAACTCTCTCCGCCGTACGCTCCTCTCCTCGATCCCCGGCGCTGCTGTCACCAGCATCCGGATCGACGGTGTCCTGCACGAGTTCACCACCGTGCCGGGCGTCAAGGAGGACGTCACCGACCTCATCCTCAACATCAAGCAGCTGGTCGTCTCCTCGGAGCACGACGAGCCGGTCGTGATGTACCTGCGCAAGCAGGGCCCCGGCCTGGTCACCGCTGCTGACATCGCCCCGCCGGCCGGTGTCGAGGTCCACAACCCGGACCTGGTCCTGGCCACGCTGAACGGCAAGGGCCAGCTGGAGATGGAGCTGACCGTCGAGCGCGGTCGCGGCTACGTCTCCGCCGTCCAGAACAAGCAGGCGGGCCAGGAGATCGGCCGTATCCCGGTCGACTCCATCTACTCGCCGGTGCTCAAGGTCACGTACAAGGTCGAGGCGACCCGCGTCGAGCAGCGCACCGACTTCGACAAGCTGATCGTCGACGTCGAGACCAAGCAGGCCATGCGTCCCCGTGACGCCATGGCTTCGGCCGGTAAGACCCTGGTCGAGCTGTTCGGTCTTGCCCGCGAACTCAACATCGACGCCGAAGGCATCGACATGGGCCCGTCCCCGACGGACGCCGCCCTCGCCTCTGACCTCGCGCTGCCGATCGAGGAGCTGGAGCTCACGGTCCGTTCGTACAACTGCCTCAAGCGCGAGGGCATCCACTCCGTGGGTGAGCTCGTGGGCCGCTCGGAGGCCGACCTGCTCGACATCCGTAACTTCGGTGCGAAGTCGATCGACGAGGTCAAGGCGAAGCTGGCCGGCATGGGCCTGACTTTCAAGGACAGCCCGCCCGGATTCGACCCGACGGCCGCGGCGGACGCGTTCGGCGCTGGCGACGACGCCGACGCCGGGTTCGTCGAGACCGAACAGTATTGA
- a CDS encoding alpha/beta hydrolase family protein, whose product MSVEQDEATTTVTAADVARIAKQGVFATPTSLDPKAVNVGHALIATLQGAAEKPLLTDDLQRLTEQVRQKATIGFPRITSADGIRLSAHTIKLNAPEPRPVVIVPSDWTPAGWPLFEHTYLKLALRGYHVLAYTPRGLGLTADVHGGGYMDGPCTSGGTIDVAGPLDWADGSTVIDYAQQHFNPSRIAFFGRAYGGLISQLVAAHDPGARVDAVVALSTWEDLVAGHQNDRGHLAAVADLTNFTGGPVKHKFDEDTQQILADLQAGENPDDVASWAMQRAAFSYVGQTNARGTATFISHAGSDALFPLRQITKHFEQLTVPKRLSLQNGSRPAPEHAGLTVPLSDTAPTLDEAFAWLDHHLLGAANNVPTWSPVSS is encoded by the coding sequence ATGAGCGTTGAACAGGACGAGGCGACCACCACGGTCACCGCGGCAGACGTGGCCCGGATCGCGAAGCAGGGTGTCTTCGCGACACCGACTTCGCTCGACCCGAAAGCCGTCAATGTGGGCCATGCGCTGATCGCCACGCTGCAAGGCGCGGCGGAAAAGCCGCTGCTGACCGATGACCTCCAGCGGCTCACGGAGCAGGTGCGGCAGAAGGCCACCATCGGCTTCCCCCGCATCACCTCCGCCGACGGGATCCGGTTGTCGGCACACACCATCAAGCTCAATGCCCCAGAGCCCCGGCCGGTGGTGATCGTGCCGTCCGACTGGACGCCTGCCGGCTGGCCCCTGTTCGAGCACACGTATCTCAAGCTGGCGCTGCGCGGCTACCACGTGCTGGCCTACACCCCCCGCGGGCTCGGGCTTACGGCAGACGTGCACGGCGGCGGGTACATGGACGGCCCGTGCACCTCCGGAGGGACGATCGACGTGGCCGGCCCCCTGGACTGGGCCGACGGCTCGACCGTGATCGACTACGCTCAACAGCACTTCAACCCGAGCCGTATCGCCTTCTTCGGCAGGGCCTACGGCGGGCTCATCAGCCAGCTCGTCGCGGCGCACGATCCTGGCGCCCGTGTGGACGCCGTCGTCGCGCTGAGCACGTGGGAGGACCTGGTCGCCGGCCACCAGAACGACCGCGGACACCTCGCCGCGGTCGCCGACCTGACCAACTTCACCGGCGGACCGGTGAAGCACAAGTTCGATGAGGACACGCAGCAGATCCTCGCGGACCTCCAGGCCGGAGAAAACCCCGACGATGTCGCCTCGTGGGCGATGCAGCGGGCTGCGTTCTCCTACGTCGGGCAAACCAATGCCCGTGGCACCGCGACGTTCATCTCCCACGCCGGGAGCGATGCGCTGTTCCCGCTCAGGCAGATCACCAAGCACTTCGAGCAGCTCACCGTGCCCAAGCGACTGAGCCTGCAGAACGGCAGCCGGCCCGCACCTGAACACGCCGGGCTGACCGTCCCGCTCAGCGACACCGCCCCGACACTCGACGAAGCCTTCGCCTGGCTCGACCACCATCTCCTCGGGGCCGCCAACAACGTACCCACCTGGTCACCGGTCAGCAGCTAG
- a CDS encoding RICIN domain-containing protein encodes MAVFTAALVARHSDKLVSVTASGTEDGAEVVQWTDKNKPNQHWNLVATTGGYYNVIAVHSGKALSVTASDTEDGGTVVQWTNKGKPNQEWKLVQKDDGYFSLEARHSGKLLSVVGEDTADGAKLVQWTDKNKPNQHFRLG; translated from the coding sequence ATGGCCGTTTTCACTGCCGCTCTGGTGGCCCGTCACAGCGACAAGCTCGTGTCCGTCACCGCCTCGGGGACCGAGGACGGCGCCGAGGTCGTCCAGTGGACCGACAAGAACAAGCCCAACCAGCACTGGAACCTGGTGGCGACGACGGGTGGCTACTACAACGTGATTGCCGTGCACAGCGGAAAGGCCCTGTCGGTCACCGCCTCGGACACCGAGGACGGCGGGACCGTCGTCCAGTGGACCAACAAGGGCAAGCCCAACCAGGAGTGGAAGCTCGTCCAGAAGGACGACGGGTACTTCTCCCTGGAGGCACGCCACAGCGGCAAGCTCCTGTCCGTCGTCGGCGAGGACACCGCGGACGGTGCCAAGCTCGTCCAGTGGACCGACAAGAACAAGCCCAACCAGCATTTCCGCCTCGGCTGA
- a CDS encoding ISAs1 family transposase: MVRTSADDYLAIVKKNHPGLYAQVTKLPWAEIPLDHRTRDRAHHRDEIRRIKVVAFHHLGYPGARQAIQIVRWRRELSTGKLTTERVYVITSLDVFDATPAQLATWIRGHWGIENRLHHVRDRTFCEDDSKVRTGHLPRTMAGLRNLAISVFRQNGETNIAAALRRTSRDYHRPLSTLGLT, encoded by the coding sequence ATGGTGCGTACCTCCGCCGACGACTACCTGGCCATCGTGAAGAAGAACCACCCCGGACTGTATGCGCAGGTCACCAAGCTGCCCTGGGCCGAGATCCCGCTGGACCACCGCACCCGGGACCGGGCCCACCACCGCGACGAGATCCGTCGGATCAAGGTCGTCGCCTTCCACCACCTCGGCTATCCCGGCGCCCGCCAGGCCATCCAGATCGTCCGGTGGCGGCGCGAGCTGAGCACCGGGAAACTGACCACCGAGCGCGTCTACGTGATCACCAGCCTCGACGTCTTCGACGCGACACCGGCCCAACTCGCCACCTGGATCAGAGGCCACTGGGGCATCGAGAACCGCCTGCACCACGTCCGCGACCGCACCTTTTGCGAGGACGACTCCAAGGTCCGCACCGGCCACCTGCCCCGCACCATGGCCGGCCTGCGCAACCTCGCCATCAGCGTCTTCCGCCAGAACGGCGAGACCAACATCGCCGCCGCCCTCCGCCGCACCAGCCGCGACTACCACCGGCCGCTGTCGACCCTCGGCCTCACGTGA
- a CDS encoding ISAzo13 family transposase produces MRIPSEVRDQLALRFGVLFPHLNERQQRLALAAEARLLGHGGVRAVARAAGVSETTVRKGVFELEGGEDPLPDGRVRRDGGGRKSAEKLDRLLVPALLALVEPDERGDPMSPLRWTTKSLRSLAGELTRQGHTASAPTVGRLLRENGFSLQANAKTLEGAQHPDRDAQFRYINDQVKDHQAEGEPVVSVDTKKKEVVGDFKNAGRQWRPAGEPVRVDVHDFPSDALGKALPYGIYDLAADTGWVNVGTDHDTAAFAVESIRRWWNGQGRLDYPQARRLLITADAGGSNGYRTRAFKTELAAFAARTGLAVTVCHMPPGTSKWNKVEHRLFSAITMNWRGRALNSHEVVVQSIAATTTRTGLTVHAELDTGTYPTGVKVSDTELNAAPVTGHAFHGEWNYTVHPHPASPADPTRPTPGPAAVFDRGALSHPALTGMTCTALAELTETLTPGWQALQKQDPATRRDGGTRRRAPGGGRKAKLDLADRVLATVLQQNLALPPTVLAHLFAVSKDTIRHTTSEIRRLMDQHAHTPQPPAAHLSTLAGLLVHATAHGATLTTETKPTC; encoded by the coding sequence ATGCGCATACCGAGTGAGGTTCGTGACCAACTTGCCCTGAGATTCGGAGTGTTGTTCCCTCATCTGAATGAGCGGCAGCAGCGGCTGGCGCTGGCCGCCGAGGCCCGGCTGCTGGGGCACGGTGGGGTCCGGGCCGTCGCGCGTGCCGCAGGGGTGAGCGAGACGACGGTGCGGAAGGGTGTCTTCGAGTTGGAGGGCGGTGAGGACCCACTGCCCGATGGCCGGGTCCGCCGGGACGGCGGCGGTCGCAAGAGCGCCGAGAAGCTTGACCGGCTGCTCGTTCCGGCGTTGCTGGCGCTGGTCGAGCCGGATGAGCGGGGGGATCCGATGTCGCCGCTGCGGTGGACGACCAAGTCGCTGCGGTCTCTGGCCGGGGAGCTGACGCGGCAGGGCCATACCGCGTCGGCGCCGACCGTGGGCAGGCTGCTGCGGGAGAACGGTTTCAGTCTGCAGGCCAATGCCAAGACCCTTGAGGGCGCTCAGCACCCCGACCGGGACGCGCAGTTCCGGTACATCAACGACCAGGTCAAGGACCATCAGGCGGAGGGCGAGCCGGTGGTCAGTGTGGACACGAAAAAGAAGGAAGTCGTCGGGGATTTCAAGAATGCGGGACGTCAATGGCGGCCGGCCGGTGAACCCGTGCGGGTTGACGTCCATGACTTCCCCAGCGATGCACTGGGCAAGGCCCTGCCTTATGGCATCTACGATCTGGCGGCGGACACCGGCTGGGTGAATGTCGGTACGGATCACGACACCGCAGCCTTCGCGGTCGAATCGATCCGCCGTTGGTGGAACGGGCAAGGACGCCTCGACTACCCGCAGGCCAGACGTCTGTTGATCACTGCCGATGCCGGCGGCTCCAACGGCTACCGCACCCGGGCCTTCAAGACCGAGTTGGCCGCGTTCGCCGCCCGGACCGGCCTGGCCGTCACGGTCTGCCACATGCCGCCGGGCACATCGAAGTGGAACAAGGTGGAGCATCGGCTGTTCTCCGCGATCACCATGAACTGGCGCGGCAGAGCGCTGAACAGCCACGAGGTCGTCGTGCAGTCCATCGCCGCGACCACCACCCGCACCGGTCTCACCGTCCACGCCGAACTCGACACCGGCACCTATCCCACCGGTGTGAAGGTCAGCGACACCGAGCTGAACGCGGCGCCGGTCACCGGACATGCCTTCCACGGCGAATGGAACTACACCGTGCACCCCCACCCCGCCAGCCCGGCAGACCCCACCAGGCCGACGCCCGGGCCGGCGGCGGTCTTCGACCGCGGTGCCCTGTCACATCCCGCGCTGACCGGCATGACCTGCACCGCACTGGCCGAGCTGACCGAGACCCTGACCCCTGGCTGGCAGGCGCTGCAGAAACAGGACCCGGCCACCCGACGCGACGGCGGCACCCGGCGCCGGGCCCCGGGCGGCGGCCGCAAAGCCAAACTCGACCTGGCCGACCGGGTCCTGGCCACCGTGCTGCAACAAAACCTCGCTCTGCCGCCTACCGTGCTGGCCCACCTCTTCGCCGTCAGCAAGGACACCATCCGCCACACCACCAGCGAGATCCGACGACTGATGGACCAGCACGCGCACACACCCCAGCCCCCAGCAGCACACCTCAGCACCCTGGCAGGACTCCTCGTCCACGCCACCGCACACGGCGCGACCCTCACGACAGAGACCAAACCAACGTGTTGA
- the fxsT gene encoding FxSxx-COOH system tetratricopeptide repeat protein has translation MSAGAGGVAAGGGITGSALGDNSRVTYVDKQYVAEAGVPVGWPVVVGTVPVLASAFQPREVLRQAVDEARGHGRSVVLASDTPHGERSRSGTRASVQVMSGGGGVGKSQLAAAYAREAVTDGADLVVWTPATDIQQVLTVYAQAAALVQAPGHTGTDLETDARAFLSWLAATDRRWLVILDDITNPDAIEPWWPDSQRGTGWTLATTRLKDPRLTGGGRTRIDVDVYTPTEATDYLTTRLTHDHKAHLADHRAPALAEALGHLPLALGHAAAYMLRENTSCSTYLEQFTDRATHLDKLLPHWADAERYGRQVTTTLLLALDATDQDPHGPLARTALRITAYLDPAGQPAALWTTNAFLTYLIQQQRAAVPARRNLGLRRRRRSAVRTVTGDEAAAALRLLDRYGLITYDSADNPRAVRIHALTARAVRETTPQDQQPTTAVTAADTLVEIWPDPDHTQRELASTLRANTDSLTTHAGESLWTPDAHPVLYRTGASLLNAHLHSASSTYWEHMVADCERLLGDEHPDTLAARASLAASYWQAGRTNDAIEIEEHVLAEYERLLGNEHPHTLAARASLAASYRQAGRTNDAINLLEHVLAEYERLLGNEHLDTLAARASLAASYRQAGRTNDAIEIEEPVLAQCERLLGNEHPHTLSARANLAASYRQAGRTNDAIEIEEPVLAQCERLLGNEHPDTLSARANLAASYRQAGRTNDAIEIEERVLADRERLLGNEHPDTCSARDALSRWRSAGDGLGEPPL, from the coding sequence GTGTCCGCTGGGGCAGGTGGGGTCGCGGCGGGCGGGGGGATCACCGGTTCCGCGCTGGGTGACAACAGCCGGGTCACGTATGTGGACAAGCAGTACGTGGCAGAGGCCGGCGTGCCGGTGGGGTGGCCGGTGGTGGTGGGGACGGTGCCGGTGCTGGCGTCCGCGTTCCAGCCGCGCGAGGTACTGCGTCAGGCGGTCGACGAGGCCCGCGGGCACGGCCGGAGCGTCGTGCTGGCGAGTGACACCCCGCACGGTGAGCGGTCGCGGTCCGGTACGCGTGCGTCTGTGCAGGTGATGTCGGGCGGCGGCGGGGTGGGCAAGTCGCAGCTGGCCGCCGCCTACGCCCGTGAAGCGGTCACGGACGGCGCCGATCTGGTGGTGTGGACGCCGGCAACCGATATCCAACAGGTTCTGACCGTCTATGCGCAGGCCGCTGCGCTCGTGCAGGCGCCCGGCCATACCGGCACGGACCTGGAAACGGACGCACGAGCCTTCCTCAGCTGGCTGGCGGCCACCGACCGACGATGGCTGGTCATCCTGGACGACATCACCAACCCGGATGCGATCGAGCCCTGGTGGCCAGACAGCCAGCGCGGCACCGGCTGGACCCTTGCCACCACCCGCCTCAAAGACCCGCGCCTGACCGGCGGCGGCCGGACCCGCATCGACGTCGACGTCTACACCCCAACCGAAGCAACCGACTACCTCACCACCCGCCTCACCCACGACCACAAAGCCCACCTGGCCGACCACCGAGCCCCGGCCCTCGCCGAGGCACTCGGACACCTGCCGCTGGCACTGGGACACGCCGCCGCCTACATGCTTCGCGAGAACACCTCCTGCAGCACCTACCTGGAACAGTTCACCGACCGCGCCACGCACCTGGACAAACTCCTGCCCCACTGGGCCGACGCCGAACGCTACGGCCGGCAGGTCACCACCACCCTGCTCCTCGCCCTCGACGCCACCGACCAGGACCCCCACGGACCCCTGGCCCGCACCGCCCTCCGCATCACCGCCTACCTCGACCCCGCCGGACAACCCGCCGCCCTATGGACCACCAACGCCTTCCTCACCTACCTCATCCAGCAACAGCGCGCCGCCGTCCCGGCTCGGCGGAACCTCGGCCTGCGCCGACGGCGCAGGAGCGCGGTGCGGACCGTCACGGGTGACGAGGCAGCCGCAGCGCTGCGGCTCCTCGACCGGTACGGACTGATCACGTACGACTCCGCCGACAACCCCCGAGCGGTGCGTATCCACGCGCTCACCGCACGCGCCGTGCGCGAGACCACTCCTCAGGACCAGCAGCCGACGACCGCCGTCACCGCCGCCGACACCCTCGTCGAAATATGGCCAGACCCCGACCACACCCAGCGCGAACTGGCCAGCACGCTACGCGCCAACACGGATTCCCTCACCACCCATGCCGGAGAGTCCTTATGGACGCCCGACGCCCACCCCGTGCTCTACCGCACGGGAGCAAGCCTCCTCAATGCTCACCTGCACAGCGCCTCCTCGACGTACTGGGAACACATGGTCGCCGACTGCGAGCGGCTGCTGGGCGACGAACACCCCGACACCCTGGCCGCCCGCGCCAGCCTCGCCGCCTCCTACTGGCAGGCCGGGCGCACCAACGACGCCATCGAAATCGAAGAGCACGTCCTCGCCGAGTACGAGCGACTCCTCGGCAACGAACACCCCCACACCCTGGCCGCCCGCGCCAGCCTCGCCGCCTCCTACCGGCAGGCCGGGCGCACCAACGACGCCATCAACCTGCTCGAACACGTCCTCGCCGAGTACGAGCGACTCCTCGGCAACGAACACCTCGACACCCTGGCCGCCCGCGCCAGCCTCGCCGCCTCCTACCGGCAGGCCGGGCGCACCAACGACGCCATCGAAATCGAAGAGCCCGTCCTCGCCCAATGCGAGCGACTCCTCGGCAACGAACACCCCCACACCCTGAGCGCCCGCGCCAACCTCGCCGCCTCCTACCGGCAGGCCGGGCGCACCAACGACGCCATCGAAATCGAAGAGCCCGTCCTCGCCCAATGCGAGCGACTCCTCGGCAACGAACACCCCGACACCCTGAGCGCCCGCGCCAACCTCGCCGCCTCCTACCGGCAGGCCGGGCGCACCAACGACGCCATCGAAATCGAAGAGCGCGTGCTCGCCGATCGCGAGCGGTTGCTTGGCAACGAACACCCCGACACTTGTTCTGCTCGTGATGCTCTGTCCCGGTGGCGGTCGGCGGGGGATGGTCTTGGGGAGCCTCCGTTGTAA
- a CDS encoding GH25 family lysozyme produces the protein MCIISKKTGLQAGAMVAVAAAGFGLISYSGNEQAQANSPAAYSVKGFDTSHHNSHPIQWSAAARAGYSFVFQKATQGTGYRDPQFAGDFAGASQAGLMAAPYHFYDSGSGVAQADHFVRTARAAGYDGKRPGQLPPVVDLEKIRGRCPAGVNNTQVAAFLSKARQAFGVNPIVYTSKDFADTCLRGNTGALANSPLWQPRYESGTREPAPVGGRYWSIWQYTENGTVPGLRGKADINVYKGTLTQLRALAHLSPGQTPTRPGTGSTTPPAPPTTPPAPSTTPSAPSTAVWPLLKNGTRGVNVTTAQHLLAAGGQSVTADGIYGPNTRNATAAFQRSHGLTADGIIGPNTWNKLVRTVGQGSKGSTVKAAQAQLAGYGNRIAVDGAFGPATQAAAAAFQRSHGLTADGIIGPKTWNKLVNGTKTSTPTTPAPTTPAPANGRLTQRQALTQLAAAGIKAPVGRTSLAGVRARTIQGVIALKKASGCTIVITGGTESGHSTRGNHSHANGYKLDLRTRDEGRCVTNWIKTTQRKGAPRGNDARWHGTLNGISAEYVYEIPRSGGIHWDITLI, from the coding sequence GTGTGCATCATCAGCAAGAAGACGGGTCTTCAGGCGGGTGCCATGGTGGCGGTCGCGGCCGCCGGATTTGGCCTGATCAGCTACTCCGGCAACGAGCAGGCGCAGGCGAACAGCCCGGCCGCGTACAGCGTGAAGGGCTTCGACACCAGCCACCACAACTCCCACCCGATCCAGTGGTCGGCAGCCGCGAGGGCCGGGTACTCGTTCGTGTTCCAGAAGGCGACCCAGGGCACCGGCTACCGCGACCCGCAGTTCGCCGGTGACTTCGCAGGCGCCTCGCAGGCCGGGCTGATGGCCGCGCCCTACCACTTCTACGACTCCGGTTCCGGCGTGGCCCAGGCCGACCACTTCGTCCGTACGGCCCGGGCCGCCGGCTACGACGGCAAGCGGCCCGGGCAACTTCCCCCGGTGGTCGACCTGGAGAAGATCCGCGGCCGGTGCCCGGCCGGGGTGAACAACACCCAGGTCGCCGCGTTCCTCTCCAAGGCCCGTCAGGCGTTCGGGGTGAACCCCATCGTCTACACCTCGAAGGACTTCGCCGACACCTGCCTGCGCGGCAACACCGGCGCCCTGGCCAACAGCCCGCTGTGGCAGCCCCGCTACGAGAGCGGAACGCGTGAGCCCGCTCCCGTCGGCGGCAGGTACTGGTCGATCTGGCAGTACACCGAGAACGGGACGGTACCCGGCCTGCGGGGCAAAGCCGACATCAACGTCTACAAGGGCACACTGACCCAGCTCCGCGCACTCGCCCACCTCAGCCCCGGCCAGACCCCCACCCGCCCGGGAACAGGTTCGACAACCCCGCCTGCTCCGCCCACGACGCCGCCTGCTCCGTCCACGACGCCATCTGCTCCGTCCACGGCCGTCTGGCCGCTGCTCAAGAACGGGACGCGCGGCGTCAACGTCACCACCGCCCAGCACCTGCTGGCCGCGGGCGGCCAGTCCGTCACCGCCGACGGGATCTACGGCCCGAACACCCGGAACGCCACCGCCGCGTTCCAGCGCTCCCACGGCCTGACCGCCGACGGCATCATCGGCCCGAACACCTGGAACAAGCTGGTCCGCACCGTTGGCCAGGGCTCGAAGGGATCCACGGTGAAGGCGGCCCAGGCGCAGCTGGCCGGGTATGGCAACCGCATCGCGGTCGACGGGGCGTTCGGCCCGGCCACCCAGGCCGCGGCTGCCGCGTTCCAGCGGTCCCACGGCCTGACCGCCGACGGGATCATCGGCCCGAAGACGTGGAACAAGCTCGTCAACGGAACCAAGACGAGCACCCCGACCACGCCTGCCCCGACCACGCCCGCTCCGGCGAACGGTAGGCTGACCCAGCGCCAGGCCCTCACGCAGCTCGCCGCGGCCGGTATCAAGGCCCCGGTCGGGCGGACCTCTTTGGCAGGTGTCCGTGCCCGGACCATCCAGGGCGTCATCGCTCTGAAGAAGGCCAGCGGCTGCACCATCGTCATCACCGGCGGCACCGAGTCCGGCCACAGCACCCGGGGCAACCACTCCCACGCCAACGGTTACAAGCTCGACCTGCGTACCCGTGACGAGGGCCGCTGCGTGACCAACTGGATCAAGACCACCCAGCGCAAGGGCGCCCCGCGGGGCAACGACGCCCGCTGGCACGGCACCCTCAACGGGATCTCCGCCGAGTACGTCTACGAAATCCCCCGCAGCGGCGGCATCCACTGGGACATCACCCTCATCTGA
- a CDS encoding peptidoglycan-binding protein, whose product MQPNQGDNSPAQPLPEVTALLQALRQVKTSKNLSLDAFTHDTGYSRSSWNRVLKGTAFPPRAAVERLCSRRGLDKNTLLGLWDTADQARRAADTQDEAPSEAAHVPAPADSAPGVPDPTPPTALAPDPTPPTAAPDPTPSAAADPVPPTVPDTVPGTAAPKPAAATPAPAPSTPGPAEPARPAAAPRSRIKILALIAAALAALLLVGRWYSVHETKDSAVSQPETGGDNRPGDDQPVADETPVPPKSSTAPTKTPPDDEKKDKDQDSTGEEDTNTKPPRPSSSAKDQASSPASASASPSTAASPGAAGRASCRYNWDRTQVMAKGMVGSKVKQIQCLLNSNYDYTLTVDGKFGESTDVAVRAVQSCSGLNPDGQVGPQTWKYLDTPMSGCGH is encoded by the coding sequence GTGCAACCCAACCAAGGCGACAATTCACCCGCACAGCCACTGCCGGAAGTCACCGCACTGCTCCAGGCACTACGGCAGGTCAAGACATCCAAGAACCTCTCCCTGGACGCCTTCACCCACGACACCGGCTACTCACGCTCCTCGTGGAACCGGGTCCTCAAAGGCACCGCGTTCCCACCCCGGGCAGCCGTGGAACGACTCTGCTCCCGCCGCGGCCTGGACAAGAACACCCTGCTCGGCCTCTGGGACACCGCCGACCAGGCCCGCCGCGCCGCAGACACCCAGGACGAAGCACCGTCCGAAGCAGCGCACGTTCCGGCACCGGCGGACTCCGCACCAGGCGTACCGGACCCCACACCGCCGACAGCCCTTGCACCGGACCCCACACCACCGACAGCAGCCCCAGACCCCACACCGTCGGCAGCCGCGGACCCCGTGCCGCCGACAGTCCCGGACACCGTTCCTGGCACCGCAGCTCCGAAACCCGCAGCGGCCACCCCGGCTCCCGCACCATCCACGCCCGGCCCGGCCGAACCGGCAAGGCCGGCCGCTGCTCCCCGAAGCAGGATCAAAATCCTCGCGCTGATCGCCGCTGCCCTCGCCGCGCTGCTGCTGGTCGGACGCTGGTACTCGGTCCACGAGACGAAGGACTCCGCCGTCTCCCAGCCCGAGACCGGCGGCGACAACCGCCCCGGCGACGACCAACCAGTGGCCGACGAAACCCCCGTGCCCCCGAAGAGCAGCACCGCACCGACCAAGACTCCGCCGGACGACGAGAAGAAGGACAAGGACCAGGACTCCACGGGCGAGGAGGACACGAACACGAAGCCACCGCGCCCCAGCAGTTCAGCCAAGGACCAGGCCTCTTCCCCGGCCTCTGCTTCTGCCTCTCCCAGTACGGCCGCCTCGCCCGGCGCCGCCGGCCGCGCCAGCTGCCGCTACAACTGGGACCGCACCCAGGTCATGGCTAAGGGCATGGTCGGCTCGAAGGTGAAGCAGATCCAGTGCCTGCTGAACTCCAACTACGACTACACACTCACCGTCGACGGCAAGTTCGGAGAAAGTACCGACGTCGCCGTACGTGCCGTGCAGAGCTGTAGCGGTCTCAATCCCGACGGCCAGGTCGGACCCCAGACCTGGAAGTACCTCGACACCCCCATGTCCGGCTGCGGCCACTGA
- a CDS encoding DUF6332 family protein, which produces MDMGRESRWEKDAMTVEIVFALVTAVVLAAAVFAVALALALAFGVSGPAGKGALVGGALLGAAAGVWRLVRVLRRFDAQRRKGH; this is translated from the coding sequence ATGGATATGGGGCGTGAGTCGCGGTGGGAAAAGGACGCAATGACGGTGGAGATCGTTTTTGCTCTGGTGACTGCCGTCGTGCTGGCTGCGGCGGTCTTTGCCGTCGCTCTGGCTCTCGCACTGGCTTTTGGCGTCTCTGGTCCAGCGGGGAAGGGCGCGTTGGTGGGGGGTGCGCTGCTCGGAGCGGCGGCCGGAGTGTGGCGTCTGGTCCGGGTGCTGCGCCGGTTCGACGCACAGCGCCGTAAAGGTCACTGA